CGAGAACGCGCCCAGGAACTCGCCGCGCGCCATGCGCGGCAGGTATTCGGCCTTCTTCTCCGGGCTCAGGCCCTTGAGCGCACCGATCAGCCCGTTGCCGCGCGCGATCAGGCTGCCCACGCTCATCCAGGCGCGCGACAGTTGCTCGGCCACCAGGCAGTACTCGTAGGCGCCCAGCCCCAGGCCGCCGTATTCCTCCGGGATCAGGATGCCGAAGTAGCCAAGCCCGGCCATCTCGTCGATCAGTTCGCGCGGGATCTGGCCTTTTTCGGGATCCAGCTTGTTGGCGATGGGCAGCACGCGCTCCATCGTGAACTGGCGCGCGGCTTCCTGGATCATGCGGCGCTCTTCGGTCAGTTTTTGCACTTCTGCACTCCTTTCAGGCGATCCGTGTGGCGCCGTCGTTTTCCGTGTATGTCCGTACATAATAAATCGAAGATCGGGTGGGCAGGCAAGCCCGATAGCTGCTACCCACCCGAATAAGGTGGGTTGAATCGGGCTTAATTCGGCAGGTTTTGGGGTATGCGCGGCGAAAGTTGACAGCCCCGTTTTTGCCGTACATTATGTACGGACATAATCGATTCGGGGTTAGACCCCGGCGGAGAGCGAGGAAAGACAATGCAGAAGGACCGCACCGGCAACTTTTTTGAAGACTTCCGCGTGGGCATGCGCATTCGCCATGCCACGCCGCGCACGCTGACGGAAGGTGACCGCAGCCTGTATATCGGCCTGACCGGCAGCCGCACCGCGCTGGGCACCGCCGACACCTGTGCCGCGCAGCTGGGCCTGCCGCGCCGGCCGCTGGAAGACCTCCTGGTGTTCAACACCGCCTTCGGCAAGACCGTGCCGGACATTTCGCTGAACGCGGTTGCTAACCTGGGCTATGCCGAAGTGCGCTTCCTGGCGCACGTCTGGCCGGGCGACACGCTGGCGGTAGAGAGCGAGGTCATCGGCCTGAAGGAAAACTCCAGCCGAAAGAACGGCGTGGTCTATGTGCGCTCGACCGCGCGCAACCAGCATGGGCACGAGGTGCTGAGCTGGATCCGCTGGGTCATGGTGCACAAGCGCGACCACGGCGCCGCTTGCGGGCAGGCCATGGTGCCGGCGACCGAGCCGGTGGTGCCGGCGGCGCGTCTCTGGCACGGCGACCTTGGCCCCGCGGTGCGCGAGATCTGCGGGCTGACCGGCGTGGACGACCTGTGGGAAGACTATGCGACGGGCGAACGGATCGACCACCCCGGCGCCATGACGGTCAACGACAGTGACCACAGCATCGCCACGCGGCTCTACCAGAACACCGCCAGGGCCCACTTCGACGGCTTCGCCATGGCGGCGGCGGGCGGCCAGCGGCTGGTGTACGGCGGCCACGTGATGTCGCTGTGCAAGGCGCTGTCGCATGACGGGCTGGAAAACGCGCTGTCGATCCTGGCCATCAACGGCGGCAGCCATGTCAATCCGACCTACGCCGGCGACACCATCGCGTGCGCGACCCAGGTGCTGGACAAGCCCGACCTGGGGCTCGCGCACGTCGGCGCGCTGCGCCTGCGCACCATCGGCATCAAGAACGCACCCGCCGCCGCCGTGGTGTTCCCGCCAGCGGGCGAGGGCAAGGCCGCGCATCCGGCCAACGTGGTGCTCGACCTCGACTACACCATCGCCATCCCGCGCCGCGGCCGCTGAGCGGCTTACCACCGGCCTACCCCCGGCCACCCCCCGGCTTACCCCATTCGCACTTTGCACCAGGAGATACCCATGACCACCACCCATCCGCGCGACGCGCTGTTTGCCGGCGAGAAGCCCTTCCCCGTACTGGCAGCGTGCGAGCACTTTGCCGGCAGCGAGAAGCTGATCGGCAAAGCCTTCGACCTGCAGGTCGAGTACGGTCCCGTGTTTGACGTGACCTGCGATTGCGAGGACGGCGCAGCCGCCGGACAGGAGCGCGAGCATGCCGCCATGGTGGCGCGCATGATCGCTTCGGAGCGCAACCGGCACGGCCGTGCCGGCGCACGTATCCATGACCCGTCGCATCCGGCCTGGCGCCAGGATGTCGACATCATCGTTGGCGAGGCCGGTGCGCGCCTGGCCTATCTCACCATCCCCAAGGCCACCAGTGCCGCCCAGGTGGCCGAGGTCATCGGCTACATCGGCCAGGCCGCGCGCAACGCCGGCCTGCAGCGCGAGATCCCGGTCCACGTGCTGGTGGAAACGCACGGCGCGCTGCGCGAGGTGTTCGAGATCGCCGCGCTGCCACACATCGAAGTGCTGGACTTCGGCCTGATGGACTTCGTCAGCGGCCACCACGGCGCCATCCCTGCGGCGGCGATGCGCAGCCCCGGCCAGTTCGAGCACGCGCTGCTGGCGCGCGCCAAGGCCGACATGGTGGCCGCGGCACTGGCCAACGGCATCGTGCCGGCGCACAACGTCTGCCTGAACCTGAAGGACGCGGCAGTCATCGCCGGCGATGCGGCGCGTGCGCGCAACGAGTTCGGCTTCCTGCGCATGTGGAGCATCTACCCGGCGCAGATCCTGCCGATCGTCGATGCGATGCGTCCGGACTTTGCCGAGGTGGAAGACGCGGCTGGCATCCTGTGCGCCGCGCAGGACGCGGAGTGGGGGCCGATCCAGTACCAGGGCGAACTGCATGACCGCGCCACCTACCGCTATTTCTGGGAGGTGCTGGAAAAGGCCAGGGTGACCGGCATGGCGCTGCCGGCGCAAGCCGAACGGCGCTTCTTCGGCGCCTGAGCCTGCGGGGCGGCGGCCAGCGCGTGGCTTACAATGCGCGTCAGCCATTGCGAGCCACCCGCCCCAAGCCGCCATCAAGCAGCCATCGTCACCCCATGCGCAACGAACTGAAGGACAAGCCCGCCGCGGCGCCCCGCTATGCCGAACTGGCCAGCACGCTGGTGCGCGACATCCAGGAGGGCCGCCGCGTGGTCGGCAGCCTGCTGCCCACCGAGCCGGAACTGGCCGGGCAGCACGGCGTCAGCCGCCACACGGTGCGCGCCGCGCTGGCGCTGCTGCAGGACTGGGGCTATATCTCGCGCAAGAAGGCGGTGGGGACCATCGTCGCGAGCGCCAACCCCGATGCCGCATACACGCAGTCGTTCGGCACCGCCGAGGATCTCGTGCGCGTGGCCGCCACGGAGGTCCGCAGCATCGGCTCGGCGCGCCGCGTCACGCTGGACCGCGCCGACGCGCGGCTGCTGGAAGCGCCGATGGGCAGCGAATGGCTGCGTTTCAGCGGCACCCGCGTCGACGCGCGCAAGGGCAATACGCCGGTGGCGCATGCGGAGATCTACATCGATGCCGCGCTGGCGCACCTGGAGCAGGCCATCCGCGACAGCCCGCAGGTGCTGATCAGTGCGCTGATCGAGCGCGAATGCGGGATTGCCATTGCGGAGATCCGGCAGGTCATCCACGGTGTGCTGATCGACGGGGACCTGGCGCAGGAGCTGGGCACCGAAGCACGCACGGCGGGCCTGCGGCTGATCCGGCATTACAAGGACGCGCAGGGCAAGATCCTGGAAATCACCGACACCATCTACCCGGCCGACCGCGTGACCGTGGCGTTCCAGCTCCGGCGCAGCCGCGTGCAGCCGTAGCATGGCGGCACCGCCTGCACGGCGGGGTTCCTCGCGCTAGCCGGAGCGTGCCTGCTGGCGCAAAGTGTGAGTGCGTGCGGCGAGATAGGGCAGGTTTGCCGCGACAAAGAGCGCCAGCAGCAGCGCGCCCGCGCTCCACGCCAGCGCCGGCACCCACGGCAACAGGCTGGCCAGCACCGCGCCCTTGGCGGCGCCGGACGCCACCATGGCAATGCGCAGGAAGGCGGCGATGGCGAGCACGGCAAACACCAGTCCGGTGAACCTGCCTTCACTGCCCACGTGGCCGGCATCCAGCGCGGCATTGGCCGCGGCGCCGAACATGATGCCCCACATGCCGCCGGCCAGGCATTGCGCTACCAGTACCGCCTGCAGCGACGCGGCGGCAGTGAAGCCGGACAATGCCAGCGCGCCCAGCACCGACGCGGCGAGCAGCAGCACGTAAGCAGGAAAACGGCGCAACCATGGCGTCTCGGGCAGCAGCACGCACAGGGCAAAGCCAATCCAGAACGCCGGCATCACCCGTACCAGCTCGGCGCTGGCAACGAAGCGCAGATAGCCAGGCGCCGAATTGATCGCGGTGTGGACCTGGAAGCCCAGCGCGAGCAGCCAGACCGCCGCGAACAGCAGCCACAGGCGCCGCAGGCCGATGCTGGCAGGCGGCTCCGCTGCGGCACGCCGGGATGCCGGCGGCAGTTCGACCCAGCGCAGCGCGATCACGGCGAGCACCAGGGCCGCGCTGGCCGCGACAAAGGGAATCAACGGGGAGGCCTCGCGCAGCCGCGCCGTCAGCACCGGCGCCACCGCACCTGCCAGGCCGATGCCGAGCAGCGACGCCGCCACCAGGAACGACGAAGCCGACCCCTGCAGCCGCCGCGCGATGATCACCATGGGCGGCGCGCGCAACGCCGAAGAGGTGGCGGCCCATAACGCCGTCAGGGCAAGCAGCAGCAGCGGTGAGGAAGCGGACGGCAGCAACACGAACGCCAGCGCGGAAACCACCGACAGCGCCAGGATCCAGCCGCCGAGCCGGCGCATGCCGTTGGCGACACGGTCCGCGGCGATGCCCAGTGCCAGGTCCATGGCGACAAAGATCACCTGGTCCATTACCAGGATCCACGCGACGTGCGCGCGAGGGATGCCGGCCTGCGCGGCCAGCTGCGGCAGGAACGCCACGTAGAGGGTCCACGTGACCGCCAGCAGGAACTGCACGGAGCAAAAGATCAATGCGTGCATGCGGCCCACCTTGCCCGATGTTTTTCTTGGAAGGATAGGGCAAGGAAGGCGCAACGACAGGGGGGCGAAGGCTCGGTGGTTACTGAGCCTTGCCGCTGTTGACCGCGACGGGCGGCCGGCGCGCTTTCAGTCGCCGGACCTGACCGAGCGGACCAGGTTGTTGCGCAGCGTCGCGACTGCCTTCTGCAGCCGCGCGAATTCGTCCGGCGTCAGGCCGGTGGCATCGGCGAGGCTGCCTTCGAGGCGCTTTTCGCGCAGGCGCCGGCCGTTGCGGGTCAGGCTGACCCGCACCTGGCGCTCGTCTTCGGGATCACGCTGCCGTTCGACGAAGCCCATGGCTTCCAGCTTCTTCAGGATCGGCGTCAGGGTGTTCGATTCCAGGAAGAGCTTTTCGCCGAGGCTGCCCACGGTCTGGTCGTCTTCTTCCCACAACGCCACGATGGTGATGTATTGCGTGTAGGTCAGCCCGAGCTGTTCGAGGACGGGCTTGTACGCCTTGCCGAACGCGAGGTTGGCGGAATAGACCGCGAAGCACAGGAAATCGGACAGTTTCGGATCCGCGGTTGCGGCCTTGTCGTTGGCTTTCATGCTCTGGCTCCCGTGTCTGGATGGCGATGCGTGGAATTATAAATCGTATGCGATTGTATCGGTGATGCGATAACCGGATGCGACTCTTGGGCCCCGTACCGCGCCTTGGCGGGCGTGGTGCGGGGCCGCGCGCCTGCGTCAGCCGGTGATGACGTTGATCGCCACGTCGATATTGCCGCGCGTGGCCTTGGAGTACGGGCAGATTTCGTCAGCGGCATGCGCCACCGCCGTCGCCACGTCGTGCGGCACGCCAGGCATGCGCACGTTCAGGCGGGCCTGCAGCAGGTACTCGCGGCCGGTCTGGCCCAGGTCCACCTCGATCTCGACGGCAAGGTCGGCCGGCAGCGTCAGCTTGTGTGCCTTGGCTGCAAGGCCCACGGCGCTGATATAGCACGCCGACCACGCCGCCGCGAACAGCCGCTCGGCGGTGGGATGCGCATCGCTGCCATTGAAGACATGGGCCGGGTTGGCTTCGCTGCCGGGCGACGACAGGCGCATGTCAACGGTGCCGTCATGGCCGCGGGGCGTGTTGCCGGCGGCGCTGAGGATGGTGTAGGTCTTGCCGGTGGCCAGGACTTTGTCGATCTTGCTCATGGTGGGGTTCCTTTCGGTGAGGGTGGTGACTTTGATATCGTATGCGATTACATCGTATACGATATTAATTGGTAAAAAATAAGCAGCTTCCGCTGATTTGTCGCAAGCGTTTAAATCGCATGCGATGAAAAGCATAATGGGATACGGATCGACTGAAGTCAAGGAGAATTTCCACGCCATCTTGCAGGTGTGCAGGGCCGGGCTCAGTCTTCTTCGACAAAGAATTCAATCGCCTCCTGGCCGGCATCGCCGGGCGGCGAGAACGTGATCCAGCCGTGGCCCCGCAGCGTGATCTCGTCGCGGCGCAGCATCAGGTTGTCTTCGCCGTCGATGCGGACGTGGGTGCCGTTGGAGCTGCGGTCGATCAGGACGAAGCGGCCGCCGCGCGGCTCGACGGTAGCCTGGAAGCGCGAGACCTGCCGGTCCAGGATGACGATGCTCATGGTGGCGTCGCGGCCGATGGTCAGCGGCGCCGAGGTGGCGTCCATCTCGAACAGGGTGTCGCGGTAGCGCAGCGACAGGAACAGCGAGCGGCGCGCGGCGACGTCCACCGGGGCGACCAGCGTCAGCTCGGTGTTCTGTTGCCAGATCGCCTCGTAGAGTTCCACCAGCTGGTGCTTGCCCCGCACCTGGATCGGATATAACGCGCGCGTCATCTGCCGCAGCGGTGCCGACAACTGCTCCACCGCATGCTTGCTGGTGATGATCTGCCCGCGCGAGGCCAGCTTGACCAGCCGCGCGGCCAGGTTGACCGTGTCGCCGAACACATCGCCGCCTTCGTCCGACAGGATCGGGCCGTGATGGAAGCCGATATGGATCGACAAGGCAATGCCGGCGATTGGCGCCAGCCCGGCCACGCCTTCCTGCATGTCGAGTGCCGCCTGCATCGCCTGGTCGGCGGCGGGGAACAGCACCATGATCTCGTCGCCGATAGTCTTGACCACGCGCCCCTGCGCCTGCGCGGCGCGCGTCTTCATCAGCGCCAGGCAATGGCGGATGGCGGCGAGAGCCACCGCGTCGCCGGCCTTGTCGTAGAGCCGCGTGCTGTCGCAGATGTCCGCGAACATCACGGCGCCGTCGCATTGGTCAGCTGGCGAACCTGGATCCTTTTGCATCACCGGCGAGATTGTCAGTTTTCCGGGTGGGCCGCGCCGGGCTACTTCAGGCGCGCCACGTCTGCATGATAGGAATTCCACTGCCGGATTGCTGCCCGCACGCGCTCGCCGCCAGTGCGCGAACGCTCAGGTGTGGCGTGGCGCCGACTAGAATGAATCAGCCTGCTTTTGTCCCTGCAACCCGTGAGGAAGATGCCATGGCGGAAATCGAGAAAGACAAGGTCGTCGGGGTGCTGAACCAGATACTGGAAGCCGAACTCGCCGGGGTTGTGCGCTATACGCACTATTCCTTCCTGGTGTTCGGTTTCGGCCGCATCCCCGTGGTGTCGTGGCTGCGCGAGCAGGCCGACGAATCGCTGCTGCATGCACAGCAGGCCGGTGAGTGGATCACCACGCTGGGCGCCTATCCCTCGCTCGGCATCGCCAAGCTGCTGGACAGCCATACCACCGATATCGGCACCATCCTGCGCGAATCGCTGGCCAACGAGCGGCAGGCGCTGGAGCTGTACCGCCAGTTGCTTGGCCTGGTCGAAGGCCGCTCGGTGGCGCTGGAAGAATATGCGCGCGAGTCGATCCAGCTGGAGGAACTGCATGCCGGCGAGGTCGAGAAGATGCTGCGCAAGCCCGGACAAACGTAGCCCCGGGGCGGCATGCATCGGGGCACGCACGTGGCCCGGGTGACGGAAAGGTTGCCCGAGCCCGCTGGCTCGCCTAGACTGGAGTGCGGCCGGCGCCCAGCGCAAGGCTGGCGTACCGATGTGAACCTTTGCGACTTGCACCGCAGGGAGACGATCGATGTTGCCCACGCCCATTTCCGAGAAGACGCTGTCCCGCGGGTTGCTTGACGTACTGATCCGGGCCGGGCTGATCGCCGTCCTGGCGATCTTCTGCTTTCAGATCTTCCACCCGTTTGTCGACCTGTTGCTGTGGTCCGTGATCCTGGCGGTGACCATCTACCCGCTGCAGGTCAGGCTGCGCGCGCGGATGGGAGGCCACGACGGGCGTGTCGCCACACTGATCGTCGTGCTGGTCCTTGCCATCATCCTGGTGCCGACCTACCTGCTGGGCCAGGCACTGATAGATTCGGTGGAGAACGCCATCGCCATGGTCAGGGACGACCGCGTGCATATCCCGATGCCGGCTGAATCGGTCGCCGCGTGGCCGCTCGTCGGGCAGCGGCTCTACGATTTCTGGCTGCAGGCGGCCACTGACCTGACCGCGGTGATGGAAAAGCTGATGCCGCAACTCAAGGGCTTCAGCCTGGCGCTGCTGGGCAAGCTCGCCGGCGTCGGCGTAGCCCTGCTGATCCTGCTGTTCGCGCTGATCATCGCCGGCATCATCATGGCCTATGGCGAGGAAGGGACGCACAGCGCCAGGCGGATCGCCTCGCGCGTGTTCGGGCCGGAGCGCGGCCCCCGGCTGGCCGACCTGTGCACCGCCACCATCCGCGCCGTGGCGCAGGGCGTGGTAGGCATCGCCTTTATCCAGATGCTGCTGATCGGCGTCGCCTTCGTGGTCAAGGGCATCCCCGGCGCCGGCCTGCTGGCGCTGGCGGTGCTGCTGCTCGGCATCATGCAATTGCCGGCGACGCTGATCACCATCCCGGTGATCGCCTTTGTCTTCGCCACCGAGGGCGCCAGCCTGGCGACCATCATCTTTGCCATCTACACCTTCGTTGCGGGTCTGGCCGACAACGTGCTCAAGCCGCTGATGCTCGGCCGCGGCGTGGACGTGCCGATGCCGGTGGTGCTGATTGGCGCGCTGGGCGGGATGGTCACCGGCGGTGTCATCGGGCTTTTTATCGGACCCGTGATGCTGGCGGTGGCCTACCGGTTGTTCTGGCAGTGGGTTGAAGACCAGCCGCCGCCGCAGCCAACCCAGCAGGTTCCTGAATCCATCGAGCAGACCGCGGAATAGCGTAAGCCGGCTCGCCCCATGCCCGACCGCAACCGGCTCAACGGAATGCTGCTGGCCGGCGCGCTGTGCCTGGGCGCGTGCGCGCGGGTGGGGCCGGACTTCCAGCCGCAGCGCGAGGCGTGGACGCCGTCATGGGACAGCCCCGCGCTGCAGGGTGCCACTGAGCAGCGCCCGGCGCCCGACATCCGGCAGTGGTGGCAGGTATTCGACGACCCGACGCTGGAGCGCCTGATCGCCGAGGCCGATGCCAACAACGCCGGCCTGCGCATCGCCGGCCTGCGCGTGATGGAAGCGCGCGCGCAGCTCGGCATCGCCCAGAGCGGCCGCTACCCGCAGTTGCAGCAGGTGAGCACCGACGTGCTCTATACCTCCAGCCGCCAGGCCGGCGGGCGCAACCCGCAGAACAACCGCTTCTGGCAGTTCAGCGCGGGTTTTGACATTGGCTGGGAGCTGGATTTCTGGGGGCGCTTCAGCCGCGCCATCGAGTCGGCCGATGCCGCGTATTTCGCGGCGCGCGCCAACCACGAGGATGTGCTGGTCCTGCTGCGCGCCCAGATGGCCGAAACCTATTTCGCGCTGCGCACGGCCGAGGCGCGGCTGCGCATCGCGCGCGACAATGCCCGGCTGCAGCAGCGCAGCTATGAAATCACCGAGCGCCTGTTCCGCAGCGGCGAGACCGACGAGCTCGACCTGCAGCAAGCCAAGACGCAGTACCTGGGCACGCTCAGCAGCATCCCCGAGTTCGAAGGCCAGATCCTGCGTACGCGCAATGCGCTGGCGGTGCTGGCGGGCCATCCGCCCGGCGCGCTGCCGGAGCTGCCCGACCTGGCGGAGCGGGAAGGGGCCTTGCCACTGATCGACCGCGCCGTGGTGCAGGACGTGCCCGCCAGCCTGCTGCTGCGCCGTCCCGATGTGCGCGCCGCAGAACTGCAGATCGCGGCACAGTCCGCGCTGATCGGCGTGGCAGAGGCCGATCTCTACCCGTCGGTGTCTCTGCTGGGCAGCATCGTATGGTCTGCCAGCACGCTGGCCGGCACGCCCAACGCGCTGGCGCTGGTTGGCGGGCCGAGCCTGCGCTGGAACGTGTTCGACTATGGCCGCATCCGCAACAACGTGCGGGTGCAGGATGCGCGCTTGCAGCAGCTGATCGTGGCCTACCAGGACGCGGTGCGGCAGGCCGCGCGCGAAGCGGACGATGCCGCCAGCAGCCTGCTCAAGTCGCTGGAGCGCGAGCAGATCCTGCGCGACGGCACCGTCGCCGCCAACCGCTCGCTGTCACTGGCCAATTCGCTCTACCGCGAGGGCTATTCCGACTTCCAGCGCGTGCTGGACGCGCAGCGTGCGCTGGCGGCCCAGCAGGACGCCTACGTGCTCAACCGCAGCAGCGCCGTCAGCAACCTGATCGCGCTGTACAAGGCGCTGGGCGGCGGGTGGCACAGCGAACTGCCGCTGGTCGATCCGGCCACGCGCCAGCAGATGCAGCAACGCACCAACTGGGGCGATCTGTTCGACGAAGCCGCGCGGCCGGCCGTGCCCGCCAGCGCCGGCGTTCCTGCGACACCACGGCAGGTATCCAACGCGGAGGCCCGATGAGCGACGCGCCGCAGCCCGCAGCAGTCCCGCCGCCGCCTCCGCCGCCAGCGGCGGCGCCGGCCGCCGATCCGGCAAAGAAAGGCATCCGCTGGGTGCTTGTGCTGATTGCCGTCAGCCTGGTGTGGTACCTGATGGCCGACCGGCTTACGCCGTACACCTCGCAGGCGCGCGTGCAGGCCTTCGTGGTGCCGGTGGCATCGGAGGTCTCGGGGCGCGTGACGCGCGTCCAGGTGCGCAACAACCAGGACGTGGCGGTTGGCACGGTGCTGTTCGAGGTCGACCCGCAGCACTACCGGATCGCCGTCGACCGCGCGCGCGCCGACCTGGAATCGACGCGCCGGCAGATCGGCGCCAGCACCGCCGGCATTGAATCGGCGCAGGCGGCGCTGCGCGCGGCGCGCGCCAACGAGGTCAAGGCGCGTCAGGACAGCGAACGCCTGGAGCGCCTGTACCGTGAGGACCAGGGCACGATCTCCCTGCGCCGGCTCGAGATCGCGCGCGCCAGCCTGGAAGCCGCCACCGCCCAGGTTGCCGCGGCGCGTGCCGAGGTGCAGCGTGCGCGCGAGCAGGAGGGCGGCAGCGCGGAAGACAACGCCAAGCTGCGCAGCGCCGCCACCGCGCTGGAGAAGGCCGAGCTGGACCTGGCCAATACCAGCGTGCGCGCGCGCTCGGCCGGGCTGGTCACCGACCTGCGCACCGAGACCGGCCAGTTTGCCGCCGCGGGCAATCCGGTCATGACGCTGATTACCATCCACGACGTGTGGATCAATGCGGAGATGACCGAGAACAACCTTGGCCACGTGGTGCCCGGCACGCCGGTGGCGATCGTGCTGGATTCGCTGCCAGGGCGGATCTTTACCGGGCGCGTTCGCAGCGTCGGCTACGGCATCAGTGTCGGCGGCCCCCCCACGCCGGCCGGCAGCCTGCCGACGGTGCAGAACAGCCGCGACTGGCTGCGCCCGGCCCAGCGTTTCCCGGTGACGGTGGAGTTCGATCCGGGGCAGCTGTCGTCGCTGCGCGGCGTGCGCGTGGGCGGGCAGGCCGAAGTGATGGCGTTCCCGACGGAGGGCAACCCGCTCAACCCGCTCGGCCGCGCCTTCCTGTACCTGATGAGCTGGCTGTCGTATGTCTACTGACGGCCCCGTGCCGGCACCGCTACCGTCACCGCCATCACCACCGCCGCTACCTTCGCCGCGCGCACGGCGCGCGCTGCGCCTGGCCAGCGGCACCGCGTTGTGCCTGGCGGCCAGCTTCGGCCTGGGCCTGCCGATCCCGATGCTCGCCCCCGTGCTGGCGGTGTTCCTGCTGGCCAGCATGAACCGTCCGCTGGCCCTCAAGGCCGGCGTGGGCCTGTCGCTGGTGGTGATGCTGACCACCGGCAGCGGCCTGCTGCTGATTCCCCTGCTGCGCCACTACCCGGCGAGCGGCGTGCTGCTGACCGGCCTGTGCCTGTTCCTGGCATTCCGCGATGGGCTGCGCGGCGGCAACAACCTGGTCTCGACCTTCCTGGTAGTCGGCCTGACCATGATCTCGTCGGCCGGCACCTTCGACTTCGGCCTGGCCGTGACGGTCATCGCCGCGCTGGTCAAGGGGCTGCTGCTGGCGGTGCTGGCGCTGGCGATCGGGCACTGGCTCTTTCCCGAGCCCGCGGGGACGCCGCCGGCGCCAGCGGCCAGCACGCTGCCGGACGACCTGGCGGCGTGGGTGGCGCTGCGCGCGGCGCTGGTGGTGATGCCCGCCTTCCTGCTCACGATGACCGATCCCACCGTCTACATGCCGATCATCATGAAGGCCGTCAGCCTGGGCCGGCAGAGCTGCACCACCTCCGCGCGCAACGCGGGCCGCGAACTGCTGGGCTCGACCCTGCTCGGCGGCCTGCTGGCGATCGCGTTCTGGGGCGCGCTCAGCCTGTTCGTGCACCTGTGGATGTATTTCCTGTGGATGCTGCTGTTCGCGCTGCTGGTGGCGCGCAAGCTCTACGGGCTCAGTCCCACGCGCCAGGCGCCCGGCTTCTGGCTCAATACGCTGGTGACGCTGGTCATCCTGCTGGGGCAATCGGTGCAGGACAGCGCGGCCGGCAAGGACGTCTATACCGCCTTTGTCGTGCGCATGGGGCTGTTTATCGGCGTCACGCTGTACGCCTGGCTGATGATCGAACTGCTGGACCAGCCGCGCGCGGTGCGCCGGGCAGCACGCTGATACGGACGACGCCTGCTATCCCAGCGCCAGCCCGCCATGCGCCAGCAACTGGCGGAAGACCGCCAGCTGGGTGTCACCGGTCTCGGCCAGCCGGTGGCAAACGTGGACGTGCGCATCCATGTCGCTGTGGCCGCGCAGCGCGTCCTTGCACTCGCGCTCGGAAATCTCCAGGTGTACCCCGGTCAGGATGGCGCGCCCGTAGCCGACGCGCGCGGCCACGATGGCGGGCGGGGTGCTGGCCATGCCCGTGTAGACCGCCAGCA
This genomic window from Cupriavidus sp. P-10 contains:
- a CDS encoding efflux transporter outer membrane subunit, with protein sequence MPDRNRLNGMLLAGALCLGACARVGPDFQPQREAWTPSWDSPALQGATEQRPAPDIRQWWQVFDDPTLERLIAEADANNAGLRIAGLRVMEARAQLGIAQSGRYPQLQQVSTDVLYTSSRQAGGRNPQNNRFWQFSAGFDIGWELDFWGRFSRAIESADAAYFAARANHEDVLVLLRAQMAETYFALRTAEARLRIARDNARLQQRSYEITERLFRSGETDELDLQQAKTQYLGTLSSIPEFEGQILRTRNALAVLAGHPPGALPELPDLAEREGALPLIDRAVVQDVPASLLLRRPDVRAAELQIAAQSALIGVAEADLYPSVSLLGSIVWSASTLAGTPNALALVGGPSLRWNVFDYGRIRNNVRVQDARLQQLIVAYQDAVRQAAREADDAASSLLKSLEREQILRDGTVAANRSLSLANSLYREGYSDFQRVLDAQRALAAQQDAYVLNRSSAVSNLIALYKALGGGWHSELPLVDPATRQQMQQRTNWGDLFDEAARPAVPASAGVPATPRQVSNAEAR
- a CDS encoding HlyD family secretion protein codes for the protein MSDAPQPAAVPPPPPPPAAAPAADPAKKGIRWVLVLIAVSLVWYLMADRLTPYTSQARVQAFVVPVASEVSGRVTRVQVRNNQDVAVGTVLFEVDPQHYRIAVDRARADLESTRRQIGASTAGIESAQAALRAARANEVKARQDSERLERLYREDQGTISLRRLEIARASLEAATAQVAAARAEVQRAREQEGGSAEDNAKLRSAATALEKAELDLANTSVRARSAGLVTDLRTETGQFAAAGNPVMTLITIHDVWINAEMTENNLGHVVPGTPVAIVLDSLPGRIFTGRVRSVGYGISVGGPPTPAGSLPTVQNSRDWLRPAQRFPVTVEFDPGQLSSLRGVRVGGQAEVMAFPTEGNPLNPLGRAFLYLMSWLSYVY
- a CDS encoding DUF2955 domain-containing protein; the encoded protein is MSTDGPVPAPLPSPPSPPPLPSPRARRALRLASGTALCLAASFGLGLPIPMLAPVLAVFLLASMNRPLALKAGVGLSLVVMLTTGSGLLLIPLLRHYPASGVLLTGLCLFLAFRDGLRGGNNLVSTFLVVGLTMISSAGTFDFGLAVTVIAALVKGLLLAVLALAIGHWLFPEPAGTPPAPAASTLPDDLAAWVALRAALVVMPAFLLTMTDPTVYMPIIMKAVSLGRQSCTTSARNAGRELLGSTLLGGLLAIAFWGALSLFVHLWMYFLWMLLFALLVARKLYGLSPTRQAPGFWLNTLVTLVILLGQSVQDSAAGKDVYTAFVVRMGLFIGVTLYAWLMIELLDQPRAVRRAAR